Proteins from a single region of Rhea pennata isolate bPtePen1 chromosome 4, bPtePen1.pri, whole genome shotgun sequence:
- the MSANTD1 gene encoding myb/SANT-like DNA-binding domain-containing protein 1, with translation MAAAEIPSYIVSSQTEKHRRARNWTDAEMRGLMLVWEEFFDELKQTKRNAKVYEKMANKLFEMTGEIRHGEEIKIKITNMTFQYRKLKCMTDSETVAPDWPYYKTIDRILSKVTDHSDVKMHENQQPGPSTSQTEASQSPSAKSTPLYLPYNQFTYEGREECFEDEHSESSSSLLSYKLRAEERPVKKRKMQSCSFQKKKLKLMEAMLEEQKKLSRAMEETCREVRRILDQQNIIQVQSLQLQERMMNLLEKMISKSNV, from the exons ATGGCTGCAGCAGAAATTCCCAGTTACATTGTTTCTTCTCAGactgagaaacacagaagggcCAGAAACTGGACTGATGCAGAAATGAGAGGTTTAATGCTGGTTTGGGAAGAATTTTTTGATGAACTGAAACAAACTAAAAGGAATGCCAAAGTTTATGAGAAAATGGCTAACAAACTCTTTGAAATGACTGGAGAAATTCGCCACGGAGaggaaataaagataaaaattacaaatatgaCATTCCAGTACAG gaaattaaaatgcatgaCTGACAGTGAAACAGTTGCACCTGACTGGCCTTACTACAAAACCATTGATAGGATCTTATCCAAAGTGACAGACCACAGCGATgtgaaaatgcatgaaaatcAGCAGCCAGGTCCTTCTACATCACAGACAGAGGCCTCACAGTCTCCATCAGCTAAGTCTACACCTTTGTACTTGCCATATAACCAGTTTACATatgaaggaagggaagagtGCTTTGAAGATGAACATTCAGAGAGCTCATCCAGCTTACTGTCTTACAAGTTGAG agctgaagaaagaccagtcaagaaaagaaaaatgcaaagctgcAGCTTCCAAAAGAAGAAGCTAAAATTAATGGAGGCCATGTTGGAAGAACAGAAGAAGTTAAGTAGAGCTATGGAAGAAACCTGTAGAGAAGTGCGCAGGATTCTGGATCAGCAAAATATCATTCAAGTTCAAAGCTTACAGCTACAGGAGAGAATGATGAATCTACTGGAGAAAATGATCTCCAAATCTAATGTTTAG